Genomic segment of Shinella zoogloeoides:
GTTTCGAGGCAAGGGCCCGTGCCGCGAAGCTCCGCCATGACGCCCAGATCGAGAACATCGACTTCCGCGCCGCCCGCGGCCTCGATCGCAACCTGTTCCTGAAGCTCGCCGGCTGTGATTGGATCAGGCAACATCACAGTCTCCTGCTGATCGGGCCCGCCGGCGTCGGCAAGAGCTGGCTGGCCTGCGCGCTCGGACACAAGGCATGCCGCGAGGACTTCTCCGTCGCCTATCATCGCCTGCCCAGGCTGTTCGCCACCCTTGCGCTCGCGCGCGGCGACGGCCGTTATCCCAAAGTTCTCAAGGCGCTCGCCCGAACCGACCTCCTCATCCTCGACGACTGGGGTCCGGAGAAGCTCAACGACGAGCAGCGTCGAGACCTCCTGGAAATCA
This window contains:
- the istB gene encoding IS21-like element helper ATPase IstB, giving the protein MLTNPTIDMLRELGLSGMASAYHELEAQPEARQLEHGEWLTILLERETTTRRQKRFEARARAAKLRHDAQIENIDFRAARGLDRNLFLKLAGCDWIRQHHSLLLIGPAGVGKSWLACALGHKACREDFSVAYHRLPRLFATLALARGDGRYPKVLKALARTDLLILDDWGPEKLNDEQRRDLLEIIEDRYEKRSTIVTSQVPVDHWYDMIGNPTLADAILDRLVHNAYRIELSGESLRKQRQTPADA